The Thunnus albacares chromosome 11, fThuAlb1.1, whole genome shotgun sequence genome contains a region encoding:
- the LOC122992008 gene encoding gamma-crystallin M3-like has protein sequence MGRIIFYEDRNFQGRSYETSNDCAELTSYLSRCNSCRVESGCFMVYERPNYMGHQMLVRRGEYPDNQRLMGMSMSDCIRSCRMIPMHRGPFRMRIYERENFGGQMNELMEDCDSIQDRYRMPECQSVHVMDGHWLIYEQPHYRGRMLYLRPGEYRSMRDMGTGPMDMRIGSIKRIMESC, from the exons ATGGGCAGA atcATCTTCTACGAGGACAGGAACTTCCAGGGTCGTTCCTATGAGACCAGCAATGACTGTGCTGAGCTGACCTCCTACCTGAGCCGCTGCAACTCCTGCAGGGTGGAGAGCGGCTGCTTCATGGTCTATGAACGTCCAAACTATATGGGCCACCAGATGCTGGTGAGGAGGGGAGAGTACCCCGACAACCAGCGTCTGATGGGAATGAGCATGAGCGACTGCATCCGTTCCTGTCGTATGATCCCCATG cacagaggTCCATTCAGGATGAGGATCTACGAGAGGGAGAACTTCGGAGGTCAGATGAATGAGCTGATGGAAGACTGCGACTCCATCCAGGATCGTTACCGCATGCCCGAATGCCAGTCTGTTCACGTGATGGACGGCCACTGGCTGATCTACGAGCAGCCCCACTACAGAGGCAGGATGCTCTACCTGAGGCCCGGAGAGTACAGGAGCATGAGAGACATGGGAACAGGCCCCATGGATATGAGGATCGGATCCATCAAACGCATCATGGAATCCTGTTAG
- the LOC122992010 gene encoding gamma-crystallin M3-like, with the protein MTMGRIIFYEDRNFQGRHYETSSDCPELTSYLSRCHSCRVESGCFMVYDRPNYMGNQYFMRRGEYADYMSMMGMRDCIRSCRMIPMHRGTYRMRIYERENFGGQMHELMEDCDNIQDRYRMTDCLSCHVMDGHWLMYEQPHYRGKMMYMRPGEYRSFRELGMSGMRFMSMRRIMDSCN; encoded by the exons ATGACCATGGGCAGG ATCATCTTCTACGAGGACAGGAACTTCCAGGGTCGCCACTATGAGACCAGCAGTGACTGCCCTGAGCTGACCTCCTACCTGAGCAGGTGCCACTCTTGCAGGGTGGAGAGTGGCTGTTTCATGGTCTACGACCGCCCCAACTACATGGGAAACCAGTATTTCATGAGGAGGGGCGAGTATGCTGACTACATGAGCATGATGGGAATGAGAGACTGCATCAGGTCTTGCCGTATGATCCCTATG cacagaggaacCTACAGGATGAGGATCTATGAGAGAGAGAACTTCGGTGGTCAGATGCATGAGCTGATGGAGGACTGCGACAACATCCAGGACCGCTACCGCATGACTGACTGCCTGTCCTGCCATGTGATGGACGGCCACTGGCTGATGTACGAGCAGCCCCACTACAGAGGCAAGATGATGTACATGAGGCCTGGAGAGTACAGGAGCTTCAGGGAGCTGGGCATGAGTGGCATGAGGTTCATGAGCATGAGGCGCATCATGGACTCTTGCAACTGA
- the LOC122992013 gene encoding gamma-crystallin M3-like: MGKIIFYEDRNFQGRSYECMSDCSDMSTYLSRCTSCRVESGCFMVYDRPNYMGNQYFLRRGEYSDYNSFGMSDSIRSCRLIPQHRGTYRMRIYERENFQGQSHELMEDCDNIQDRYRMSDCQSCNVMDGHWLMYEQPHYRGRMMYMRPGEYRSMRDMGYSGMRLCSARRIMDSC, from the exons ATGGGCAAG ATCATCTTCTACGAGGACAGGAACTTCCAGGGTCGCTCCTATGAGTGCATGAGCGACTGCTCTGATATGTCCACCTACCTGAGCAGGTGTACTTCCTGCAGGGTGGAGAGTGGCTGCTTCATGGTATACGACCGCCCCAACTACATGGGAAACCAGTATTTCCTAAGGAGGGGAGAGTACTCTGACTACAATTCTTTTGGCATGAGTGACTCTATCCGATCCTGCCGTTTAATTCCTCAG CACAGAGGAACCTACAGGATGAGGATCTATGAGAGGGAGAACTTCCAAGGCCAGAGTCATGAGCTGATGGAGGACTGTGACAACATCCAGGACCGCTACCGCATGTCTGACTGCCAGTCCTGCAACGTGATGGATGGCCACTGGCTGATGTACGAGCAGCCCCACTACAGAGGCAGGATGATGTACATGAGGCCTGGAGAGTACAGGAGCATGAGAGATATGGGATACAGTGGCATGAGGCTCTGCTCCGCCAGGCGTATTATGGATTCCTGCTGA
- the LOC122992012 gene encoding gamma-crystallin M3-like yields the protein MGKIIFYEERNFQGRSYECMSDCAELTSYLSRCQSCRVESGCFMVYDRPNFMGNQFFMRRGEYADYMSMMGMSGGIRSCRMIPMHRGQFRMRIYERENFSGQMHELVDDCDSIQDRFRMNDCQSCHVMEGHWLMYEQPHYRGKMMYVKPGEYRSFRDMGMSGTKFMSMRRIMDMC from the exons ATGGGCAAG atCATCTTCTACGAGGAGAGGAACTTCCAGGGCCGCTCCTATGAGTGCATGAGCGACTGTGCTGAGCTGACCTCCTACCTGAGCAGGTGCCAGTCCTGCAGGGTGGAGAGTGGCTGCTTCATGGTCTACGACCGCCCCAACTTCATGGGAAACCAGTTTTTCATGAGGAGGGGCGAGTACGCTGACTACATGAGCATGATGGGAATGAGCGGTGGTATCAGGTCTTGCCGTATGATCCCCATG cacagaggCCAGTTCAGGATGAGGATCTACGAGAGGGAGAACTTCAGTGGTCAGATGCATGAGCTGGTGGATGACTGTGACTCCATCCAGGACCGCTTCCGCATGAATGACTGCCAGTCCTGCCACGTGATGGAAGGCCACTGGCTGATGTACGAGCAGCCCCACTACAGAGGCAAGATGATGTACGTGAAGCCCGGCGAGTACAGGAGCTTCAGGGACATGGGCATGAGTGGCACCAAGTTCATGAGCATGAGGCGTATCATGGATATGTGCTAA